From Streptomyces asiaticus, one genomic window encodes:
- a CDS encoding 3-hydroxyacyl-ACP dehydratase FabZ family protein: MTAAACGPVDGAVEVVDPGLPGERPARCVAVVGASEKVFAGHFPGFAIFPGVCVVEYVQRGALATMPEREPGGRWVLAAVESSRFLSPVYPGDELTSEYVWSRKDGGWRCRASAATGRGPAAQIRLRFENRDVPGAAAGAGERSDQDRGADAG; encoded by the coding sequence ATGACGGCGGCGGCGTGCGGGCCGGTGGACGGCGCCGTGGAGGTCGTGGACCCTGGCCTCCCCGGTGAGCGGCCCGCCCGGTGCGTGGCCGTGGTCGGCGCGTCGGAGAAGGTGTTCGCCGGGCACTTCCCGGGGTTCGCCATCTTCCCCGGGGTGTGTGTCGTGGAGTACGTCCAGCGCGGCGCCCTCGCCACCATGCCGGAGCGCGAACCGGGCGGGCGCTGGGTCCTGGCGGCCGTCGAGTCCTCCCGCTTCCTCAGCCCGGTCTACCCCGGTGACGAGCTGACCAGCGAATACGTCTGGTCGCGCAAGGACGGTGGCTGGCGCTGCCGGGCCTCGGCGGCCACCGGGCGCGGGCCCGCCGCGCAGATAAGGCTGCGCTTCGAGAACCGGGACGTCCCGGGCGCGGCGGCCGGGGCGGGGGAGCGGAGCGACCAGGACCGAGGAGCGGACGCCGGATGA
- a CDS encoding alpha/beta fold hydrolase, whose protein sequence is MPHLEVELSAGTIEYEDTGGEGPVAVLLHGVAMDGSLWREVVAALAPDIRCVVPTLPLGGHRRPMRPDADLSVLGVARLVAEFLDRLDLTDVTLAMNDWGGAQALIADGRDLRIGRLVITSCEAFENYPPGLPGRNLRLAAKLPGGLNAAFKLLRLAPLRRLPMTWGWMTKRPVDREVMDAWFQPLWTSPEVRRDLRKYVLGVPPVNELLHWAEALRTFDRPALVAWASEDRVMPPEHGLRLAGLLPRGSLAEIPDSYTLIPQDQPGPLADLIRAFVLDGPEPA, encoded by the coding sequence ATGCCGCATCTCGAGGTGGAACTCTCGGCAGGCACCATCGAGTACGAGGACACGGGAGGCGAGGGCCCCGTCGCGGTCCTGCTGCACGGCGTCGCCATGGACGGCTCCCTGTGGCGCGAGGTGGTCGCCGCGCTGGCCCCCGACATCCGCTGTGTCGTCCCCACCCTCCCCCTGGGCGGGCACCGCCGCCCGATGCGGCCCGACGCGGATCTGTCGGTGCTCGGGGTGGCCCGGCTGGTCGCCGAGTTCCTGGACCGGCTCGACCTTACGGATGTCACGCTGGCCATGAACGACTGGGGCGGCGCGCAGGCGCTGATCGCCGACGGCCGCGACCTGCGGATCGGCCGACTGGTGATCACCTCCTGTGAGGCGTTCGAGAACTACCCGCCCGGGCTGCCCGGCAGGAATCTGCGGCTGGCCGCGAAGCTGCCGGGCGGACTCAACGCCGCCTTCAAGCTGCTGAGGCTCGCCCCCCTGCGCCGGCTGCCGATGACCTGGGGCTGGATGACCAAGCGCCCGGTGGACCGCGAGGTGATGGACGCCTGGTTCCAGCCGCTGTGGACCTCCCCGGAGGTCCGCCGCGACCTGCGGAAGTACGTCCTCGGCGTGCCACCGGTGAACGAGCTGCTCCACTGGGCCGAGGCCCTGCGCACCTTCGACCGCCCCGCCCTGGTGGCCTGGGCGTCCGAGGACCGCGTCATGCCGCCCGAGCACGGCCTCCGCCTGGCCGGTCTGCTGCCCCGCGGCAGCCTGGCGGAGATCCCCGACAGCTACACCCTGATCCCCCAGGACCAGCCGGGCCCCCTGGCCGACCTGATCCGCGCCTTCGTCCTGGACGGCCCCGAGCCGGCCTAG
- the ehuD gene encoding ectoine/hydroxyectoine ABC transporter permease subunit EhuD, producing MSWNWDVAKDFLPELGNGLLITLEATALGSVLAFALGLVWAMAFRSPTRFIRWPVAAVVEFIRNTPLLVQLFFFYYVLPTWDIKFSALTTGVIALGLHYSTYTAEVYRAGIDGVPKGQWEAATALSLSRGRTWTAVILPQAIRRVVPALGNYVIAMLKDSPMLALIGVVDMLQKARAEGASSFQYIEPYTMVGIAFIVIAYPASLLMRALERRLGH from the coding sequence GTGAGCTGGAACTGGGATGTGGCGAAGGACTTCCTCCCCGAGCTGGGCAACGGGCTGCTGATCACCCTCGAGGCGACCGCCCTGGGCTCGGTCCTGGCGTTCGCGCTCGGGCTGGTGTGGGCGATGGCCTTCCGCTCGCCGACCCGCTTCATACGCTGGCCGGTGGCGGCGGTCGTGGAGTTCATCCGCAACACTCCGCTGCTGGTGCAGCTGTTCTTCTTCTACTACGTGCTGCCGACCTGGGACATCAAGTTCTCGGCGCTCACCACCGGGGTGATCGCGCTCGGGCTGCACTACTCGACGTACACCGCCGAGGTCTACCGGGCCGGTATCGACGGTGTGCCCAAGGGCCAGTGGGAGGCGGCGACCGCGCTCAGCCTCTCCCGCGGCCGTACCTGGACCGCGGTGATCCTGCCGCAGGCCATTCGCCGGGTGGTGCCCGCACTGGGCAACTACGTCATCGCGATGCTGAAGGACTCCCCGATGCTCGCGCTGATCGGCGTCGTCGACATGTTGCAGAAGGCGCGCGCGGAGGGCGCGTCGTCCTTCCAGTACATCGAGCCCTACACGATGGTCGGCATCGCCTTCATCGTCATCGCCTATCCGGCTTCCCTTCTGATGCGAGCCCTGGAGCGTCGTCTTGGCCACTGA
- a CDS encoding DsbA family protein — MAAKRSKVPRFYFNFRSPYSWIAYRDLMDRYPDVAQAVEWHLWWEPDADGERRMAEHGHHFPYSAMSREKHLYILQDVRRLTTDRGLAVSWPVDHDPVWEVPHLPYFLALDAGLGPAWIERVYRARWQEGRDICDRTTIAEIAEELGLSAERAAAAADDEELRGGRGLRALLAVSDAGAFGVPFFTHGYDKFWGVDRLAAFVASVRSGSGSGSGSGAGTGARSRDTPLAGAPDEDFAEFSEADFAAARSADPGHAGGCG; from the coding sequence GTGGCAGCCAAGCGCAGCAAAGTACCGCGGTTCTATTTCAATTTCCGCAGCCCGTACAGCTGGATCGCCTACCGTGATCTGATGGACCGATATCCGGATGTCGCACAGGCGGTGGAATGGCACCTGTGGTGGGAGCCGGACGCGGACGGGGAGCGCCGTATGGCCGAACACGGCCATCACTTCCCCTATTCGGCGATGTCCCGGGAGAAACATCTCTATATCCTCCAGGATGTGCGCCGGCTGACGACCGACCGCGGCCTCGCGGTCAGCTGGCCGGTGGACCACGACCCGGTCTGGGAGGTGCCGCATCTGCCGTACTTCCTCGCGCTCGACGCGGGGCTCGGCCCCGCCTGGATCGAGCGCGTCTACCGGGCGCGCTGGCAGGAGGGCCGCGACATCTGCGACCGTACGACCATCGCGGAGATCGCCGAGGAGCTGGGGCTGTCGGCCGAACGGGCGGCGGCGGCCGCCGATGACGAGGAGCTGCGCGGTGGCCGGGGGCTCCGGGCCCTGCTCGCGGTCAGCGACGCCGGGGCGTTCGGCGTGCCGTTCTTCACCCATGGCTATGACAAATTCTGGGGCGTGGACCGGCTGGCGGCCTTCGTCGCCTCGGTTCGCTCCGGGTCCGGGTCCGGGTCCGGGTCCGGGGCGGGGACCGGGGCCCGGTCCCGGGACACGCCCCTCGCCGGGGCGCCGGACGAGGACTTCGCCGAGTTCTCGGAGGCGGACTTCGCCGCCGCCCGGTCGGCCGATCCGGGCCATGCCGGAGGCTGTGGCTGA
- a CDS encoding alpha/beta hydrolase: MATGFLAKAASAVALPVAPLYGAFLSYMIFHPPRRPHHKTPADLGLTSTDVNVPLNGQQGRGLHVWLIPGDAERVVVLGHGLGLSKSASLAHARLLSEAGYTVAMFDHRNHGKSVADRAGWGMSDRHTDDVVAVVRHMRSMDEYAAARIAIYGFSISTFPSFYMLKREDCPVDAVVFDSGPALELAPLFRNFVAAGGVPIPGPLGAGPSRPVVESVASSAAVAMLRVQWPPPLGGAYERTPMLFLAGERDTMIPASGVRALAERYPLAEVHTLPDTEHLQGIKTQPETYAATVLGFLERTLKD; encoded by the coding sequence ATGGCGACGGGATTCCTGGCCAAGGCGGCCTCAGCGGTGGCCCTCCCGGTGGCACCGCTGTACGGCGCCTTCCTCTCGTACATGATCTTCCACCCGCCCCGCAGACCGCATCACAAGACCCCCGCCGACCTCGGGCTGACCAGCACCGACGTCAACGTTCCGCTGAACGGGCAGCAGGGCCGCGGGCTGCATGTCTGGCTCATCCCCGGCGACGCCGAGCGGGTCGTGGTGCTCGGCCACGGCCTGGGGCTCAGCAAGTCCGCGAGCCTGGCGCACGCGCGGCTGCTCAGCGAGGCGGGCTACACGGTCGCCATGTTCGACCACCGCAACCACGGTAAGAGCGTCGCGGACCGGGCGGGCTGGGGCATGAGCGACCGCCACACCGACGATGTGGTCGCCGTGGTGCGGCACATGCGGTCGATGGACGAGTACGCCGCGGCGCGCATCGCGATCTACGGCTTCTCGATCTCGACCTTCCCCTCGTTCTACATGCTCAAGAGGGAGGACTGCCCGGTCGACGCGGTGGTCTTCGACAGCGGCCCGGCGCTGGAGCTGGCCCCGCTGTTCCGGAACTTCGTCGCGGCCGGCGGGGTGCCCATCCCCGGCCCGCTGGGCGCCGGCCCCTCCCGCCCGGTCGTGGAGTCGGTCGCCTCGTCGGCGGCGGTGGCGATGCTGCGGGTGCAGTGGCCGCCGCCGCTCGGGGGCGCGTACGAGCGCACCCCGATGCTCTTCCTGGCCGGTGAGCGCGACACCATGATCCCCGCCTCGGGGGTACGGGCGCTGGCCGAGCGCTATCCGCTGGCCGAGGTGCACACCCTGCCGGACACCGAGCACCTTCAGGGCATCAAGACGCAGCCGGAGACGTACGCGGCGACCGTCCTGGGCTTCCTGGAGCGGACGCTCAAGGACTGA
- a CDS encoding DUF2277 domain-containing protein: MCRSIKTLRPPYADSVTEADMRAAALQYVRKISGFRQPAAHNAEAFDKAVEAIAAATGELLDSLEVRGGAAR, translated from the coding sequence ATGTGCAGATCCATCAAGACGCTCCGCCCGCCGTACGCCGACTCCGTCACCGAGGCCGATATGCGCGCCGCGGCCCTCCAGTACGTCCGGAAGATCTCCGGCTTCCGCCAGCCGGCCGCCCATAACGCGGAGGCGTTCGACAAGGCGGTCGAGGCCATCGCCGCCGCCACGGGGGAGCTGCTGGACTCGCTCGAGGTGCGCGGTGGGGCAGCACGCTGA
- a CDS encoding IclR family transcriptional regulator domain-containing protein: MALRPEPTAPFHSVQHALRILEVVAKHASGVSDIMLARETRLPAHQLADLLRMLRREGYVEQIADGAYVGGNALTLLGSAAPDRGHAVQDKLQQSLITLRDSVGAAVYLSRYVDGEIKITQYADGPRTPKVNEWVDFRSAAHAMALGKCLLTQLDHDSRRDHLARHKTVRLTSRTTTNEKVLFRKLDSQPATVPVLDLQEYAVGTVCAAVPISAGRSVGCLALSLPLAHAHRLRQAADTLNREAAPMLLSLSI; encoded by the coding sequence GTGGCGCTCAGGCCCGAGCCGACCGCGCCGTTCCACTCGGTGCAGCACGCCCTCCGCATCCTGGAGGTCGTCGCCAAACACGCGTCCGGCGTCAGCGACATCATGCTGGCCAGGGAGACCCGGCTACCGGCCCACCAGCTCGCCGATCTGCTGCGGATGCTGCGCCGCGAGGGCTATGTGGAACAGATCGCCGACGGCGCCTACGTCGGTGGCAACGCCCTGACCCTGCTGGGCTCCGCCGCCCCCGACCGCGGCCACGCCGTACAGGACAAGCTCCAGCAGTCGCTCATCACCCTGCGCGACTCGGTGGGCGCGGCGGTCTACCTCAGCCGCTATGTGGACGGCGAAATCAAGATCACGCAGTATGCGGACGGGCCCCGCACCCCCAAGGTCAACGAGTGGGTGGACTTCCGCTCCGCCGCCCACGCCATGGCGCTCGGCAAATGCCTGCTCACCCAGCTCGACCACGACAGCCGCCGCGATCACCTCGCCCGCCACAAGACGGTCCGGCTCACCTCCCGGACCACCACCAACGAGAAGGTGCTGTTCCGCAAGCTGGACAGCCAGCCCGCCACGGTGCCCGTCCTCGACCTCCAGGAATACGCGGTCGGCACGGTCTGTGCGGCGGTCCCGATCAGCGCCGGGCGTTCCGTGGGCTGCCTGGCCCTCTCCCTCCCGCTGGCCCATGCCCACCGGCTCCGCCAGGCCGCCGACACGCTGAACCGCGAGGCGGCCCCGATGCTGCTCTCCCTGTCCATCTGA
- a CDS encoding alpha/beta hydrolase: protein MPEPRQTSARPPSLGARALSAAALPIAPLFGVSLAYLAFHPRRREQREHPRDHGLPCTELKVPFAARKHLDAWLCPGSPEKVVVLGHSMATAKDHSLRHAKFLHDAGYTVCLFDHRNHGASSDDRALFGLGDRFASDVTAVVSHLRGRRGYGGARIAFYGFSFSCFSSMWALTHDGFELDALVCDSGPGHDVPPLLRKFLEAEALPLPAVLKGEPARSVVARTLCAVGPAMLRAQWPPPATGKFAKIPLLFMSGEHDAIVPPSSVDALAERYAQAETHVLPGAEHLLGLETDPEGYASVVLDFLERALG from the coding sequence ATGCCCGAGCCACGCCAGACGTCGGCGCGGCCTCCTTCCCTGGGAGCCCGCGCCCTCTCGGCCGCGGCCCTGCCGATCGCCCCGCTGTTCGGAGTCTCGCTGGCGTATCTGGCCTTCCATCCGCGGCGCCGGGAACAGCGGGAGCACCCCCGGGACCACGGGCTGCCCTGCACCGAGCTGAAGGTCCCCTTCGCGGCGCGGAAACACCTCGACGCCTGGCTGTGCCCGGGGTCCCCCGAGAAGGTGGTGGTGCTCGGGCACAGCATGGCGACGGCGAAGGACCACAGCCTCCGCCATGCCAAGTTCCTGCACGACGCCGGGTACACCGTCTGCCTGTTCGACCACCGCAACCACGGGGCCAGCAGCGACGACCGGGCGCTGTTCGGGCTCGGCGACCGGTTCGCGAGCGATGTCACCGCCGTGGTGTCCCATCTGCGCGGCCGGCGCGGGTACGGCGGGGCGCGGATAGCCTTCTACGGCTTCTCGTTCTCGTGCTTCTCGTCCATGTGGGCGCTGACGCACGACGGATTCGAACTTGACGCGCTGGTGTGCGACAGCGGGCCGGGGCACGACGTCCCACCGCTGCTGCGCAAGTTCCTGGAGGCGGAGGCGCTGCCGCTGCCCGCCGTGCTGAAGGGCGAACCGGCCCGTTCGGTGGTGGCGCGGACGCTGTGCGCCGTGGGACCGGCCATGCTCCGGGCCCAGTGGCCACCGCCCGCGACGGGCAAGTTCGCCAAGATCCCCCTGTTGTTCATGTCGGGCGAGCACGATGCGATCGTGCCGCCCTCCTCGGTGGACGCGCTGGCCGAGCGCTATGCCCAAGCCGAGACGCACGTCCTGCCGGGAGCCGAGCATCTGCTCGGGCTGGAGACCGATCCTGAAGGCTACGCGAGCGTGGTGCTGGATTTCCTCGAGCGGGCCCTGGGGTAG
- a CDS encoding 3-hydroxyacyl-ACP dehydratase FabZ family protein — translation MITVDEIKRMLPHRYPMLLVDRVTDLVPGERASGLKAVTCNEPWYEGMPDTATEEDYHYPWTVLIESWCHVAGVLVTWDRPNPDVRSGKAMLLGGISDAEFHRPVVPGDVVEHHVRLARQVGETYVFEGESLVGKETALTIGRLTMTMRPASDLAAPPVPDPL, via the coding sequence ATGATCACCGTCGACGAGATCAAGCGGATGCTGCCGCACCGCTATCCCATGTTGCTGGTCGACCGGGTCACCGATCTGGTGCCGGGCGAGCGGGCGAGCGGGCTGAAGGCGGTCACCTGCAATGAGCCCTGGTACGAGGGGATGCCGGACACCGCGACCGAGGAGGACTACCACTATCCGTGGACGGTGCTCATCGAGTCCTGGTGCCATGTGGCCGGGGTGCTGGTCACCTGGGACCGGCCCAACCCCGATGTGCGCTCGGGCAAGGCGATGCTGCTGGGCGGCATCTCGGACGCGGAGTTCCACCGGCCGGTGGTGCCCGGCGATGTGGTGGAGCATCATGTGCGGCTGGCCCGCCAGGTCGGCGAGACCTACGTCTTCGAGGGCGAGAGCCTGGTCGGCAAGGAGACCGCCCTCACCATAGGGCGGCTGACGATGACCATGCGCCCGGCCTCCGACCTGGCCGCCCCGCCCGTGCCCGACCCGCTCTGA
- a CDS encoding acetyl/propionyl/methylcrotonyl-CoA carboxylase subunit alpha yields the protein MQKVLIANRGEIAVRVARACRDAGIASVAVYADPDRDAVHVRAADEAYALGGDTPAASYLDQAKVLAAAAESGADAVHPGYGFLSENAEFAQAVLDAGLTWIGPPPHAIRDLGDKVAARHIAQRAGAPLVAGTPDPVSGAEEVVAFAEQHGLPIAIKAAFGGGGRGLKVARTMDEVPELYDSAVREAVAAFGRGECFVERYLDKPRHVETQCLADTHGNVVVVSTRDCSLQRRHQKLVEEAPAPFLSEEQNAQLYAASKAILKEAGYVGAGTVEFLVGMDGTISFLEVNTRLQVEHPVTEEVTGIDLVREMFRIADGEAIGYDDPPMRGHSFEFRINGEDPGRNFLPAPGTVTSFVPPAGPGVRLDAGVESGSVIGPAWDSLLAKLIVTGATRKQALERAARALAEFQVEGMATAIPFHQAVVKDPAFTSEPFTIHTRWIETEFNNTIAPFTPTGADEAEEPTARETVVVEVGGKRLEISLPAVLGLAVSPGEAAGGSKKPKRKAVKKSGSAASGDALASPMQGTIVKVAVGEGDTVAEGDLVVVLEAMKMEQPLNAHRSGIVKNLNANVGASVSAGAVICELKD from the coding sequence ATGCAAAAGGTGCTCATCGCCAACCGTGGCGAGATCGCTGTCCGTGTTGCCCGTGCCTGCCGGGATGCCGGGATCGCGAGCGTAGCCGTCTACGCCGATCCGGACCGGGACGCTGTGCATGTGCGCGCGGCCGATGAAGCCTATGCGCTGGGTGGTGACACCCCGGCGGCCAGCTATCTCGACCAGGCCAAGGTCCTGGCCGCGGCCGCCGAATCCGGCGCCGACGCCGTCCACCCCGGCTACGGATTCCTCTCCGAGAACGCCGAGTTCGCCCAGGCCGTCCTGGACGCGGGCCTGACCTGGATCGGCCCCCCGCCGCACGCCATCCGCGACCTCGGTGACAAGGTCGCCGCCCGGCACATCGCCCAGCGCGCGGGTGCTCCGCTGGTGGCCGGGACCCCCGACCCCGTCTCGGGGGCGGAGGAGGTCGTGGCCTTCGCCGAACAGCACGGTCTCCCGATCGCCATCAAGGCCGCCTTCGGCGGCGGCGGCCGCGGTCTGAAGGTCGCCCGCACGATGGACGAGGTCCCCGAGCTCTACGACTCCGCCGTCCGCGAGGCCGTGGCCGCCTTCGGCCGCGGGGAATGCTTCGTCGAGCGCTACCTCGACAAGCCCCGGCATGTGGAGACCCAGTGCCTGGCCGACACCCACGGCAACGTCGTCGTGGTCTCCACCCGCGACTGCTCCCTCCAGCGCCGCCATCAGAAGCTGGTCGAGGAGGCCCCGGCGCCGTTCCTGTCCGAGGAGCAGAACGCCCAGCTCTACGCCGCCTCCAAGGCCATCCTCAAGGAGGCGGGCTATGTCGGGGCGGGGACGGTGGAGTTCCTGGTGGGGATGGACGGCACCATCTCCTTCCTCGAGGTCAACACCCGGCTCCAGGTGGAACACCCGGTCACCGAGGAGGTCACCGGCATCGACCTGGTCCGCGAGATGTTCCGTATCGCGGACGGCGAGGCCATCGGCTACGACGACCCGCCGATGCGGGGGCACTCGTTCGAGTTCCGGATCAACGGTGAGGACCCGGGCCGCAACTTCCTGCCCGCCCCGGGCACGGTGACCTCCTTCGTGCCGCCCGCCGGGCCCGGTGTCCGGCTGGACGCGGGCGTGGAGTCCGGCAGCGTCATCGGCCCCGCGTGGGACTCGCTGCTGGCCAAGCTGATCGTCACCGGCGCCACGCGGAAGCAGGCCCTGGAGCGGGCGGCCCGTGCCCTGGCCGAGTTCCAGGTCGAGGGCATGGCCACCGCGATCCCGTTCCACCAGGCGGTGGTGAAGGACCCGGCGTTCACCAGCGAGCCCTTCACCATCCACACCCGCTGGATCGAGACCGAGTTCAACAACACCATCGCCCCGTTCACCCCGACCGGCGCGGACGAGGCCGAGGAGCCGACCGCCCGCGAGACGGTCGTGGTCGAGGTCGGCGGCAAGCGGCTTGAGATCTCCCTCCCGGCGGTGCTCGGCCTGGCGGTGTCGCCCGGGGAGGCCGCGGGCGGCTCGAAGAAGCCGAAGCGCAAGGCGGTCAAGAAGTCCGGCTCCGCCGCCTCCGGCGATGCCCTGGCCTCGCCCATGCAGGGCACCATCGTCAAGGTGGCCGTGGGTGAGGGTGACACCGTGGCCGAGGGCGACCTCGTCGTGGTCCTGGAGGCCATGAAGATGGAGCAGCCCCTCAACGCCCACCGAAGTGGGATCGTCAAGAACCTGAACGCGAACGTCGGCGCCTCGGTCAGCGCGGGCGCGGTGATCTGCGAACTGAAGGACTGA
- a CDS encoding 4'-phosphopantetheinyl transferase family protein: MSFTSPAQPAPEPRRWAPVRALPGPGDRPGPGEVAVWLLRIPPYAAAAAAVAEGMLDEQERERAARLRSDMARERYVTSHVGLRMLLGGYLGIAPAEVAFTRETCGMPDCEKPHGRPALAGEDALHFSLSHSGDAALCAVAGAPVGADVEERDPGRTGARLTGLVGQLHPEERAAIDALPEELREEAFLGCWVRKEAYLKGIGTGLPGGIGAHHVGLADGLAPAGAPPGPHGWTFADLDAPPGYYAAVAVRDEGVRDEAASGGAARPAVTLAGLPLG; encoded by the coding sequence GTGTCCTTCACCAGCCCGGCTCAACCCGCACCCGAGCCCCGGCGATGGGCCCCGGTCCGCGCCCTGCCCGGCCCCGGGGACCGCCCCGGCCCCGGCGAGGTGGCCGTATGGCTGCTGCGGATCCCGCCGTACGCCGCCGCTGCCGCCGCCGTCGCGGAGGGCATGCTGGACGAGCAGGAGCGCGAGCGCGCGGCGCGGCTGCGGTCGGATATGGCGCGCGAGCGCTATGTGACCTCCCATGTGGGGCTGCGGATGCTGCTCGGCGGCTATCTCGGCATCGCCCCGGCCGAGGTCGCGTTCACCCGGGAGACCTGCGGCATGCCGGACTGCGAGAAGCCGCACGGCCGCCCTGCCCTGGCGGGCGAGGACGCGCTGCACTTCTCCCTGTCCCACTCCGGCGACGCGGCCCTGTGCGCCGTCGCAGGGGCGCCCGTGGGCGCCGATGTCGAGGAGCGGGACCCCGGGCGCACCGGGGCCCGGCTGACGGGTCTTGTCGGGCAGTTGCACCCCGAGGAGCGGGCTGCGATCGACGCGCTTCCGGAGGAGCTGCGGGAGGAGGCGTTCCTGGGCTGCTGGGTCCGTAAGGAGGCGTATCTCAAGGGCATCGGCACCGGGCTGCCGGGCGGGATCGGCGCCCACCACGTCGGGCTCGCCGATGGCCTGGCCCCGGCCGGCGCCCCGCCCGGCCCGCACGGCTGGACCTTCGCCGACCTCGACGCCCCGCCCGGCTACTACGCGGCGGTCGCCGTGAGGGACGAGGGCGTACGGGACGAGGCCGCGTCCGGCGGCGCGGCGCGTCCGGCGGTGACGCTGGCCGGTCTGCCTCTGGGGTGA
- the fabG gene encoding 3-oxoacyl-ACP reductase FabG, whose protein sequence is MSDRISDDTGRASGDEEPTPGEKPAPDEEPTSAEKPAPDEKPAPRVALVSGGSRGIGRATVLRLARDGFDVAFCHRSRPDAARELEEEAARLGGGRVLGRQTDVRDAGAVRELVAFTEESLGPVEVAVTSAGITRDNPLLLMTDEEWRGVLEVNLDGTYHLCRSVVFGMMKRKSGCVINISSVAGVHGNATQSNYAASKAGIIGFTKSLAKEVGRYGIRANVVAPGFVETDMTAGLSDRARKEAEQSIPLRRFGRPEEVADMVAYLVGAEYVTGAVFQVDGGIVL, encoded by the coding sequence ATGTCCGACCGAATATCCGACGACACGGGCCGCGCATCCGGTGACGAGGAGCCGACGCCTGGTGAGAAGCCGGCGCCTGACGAGGAGCCGACGTCTGCCGAGAAGCCGGCGCCTGATGAGAAGCCGGCGCCGCGCGTCGCGCTGGTCTCCGGCGGCTCCCGCGGCATAGGCCGGGCCACCGTGCTCCGGCTGGCCCGGGACGGTTTCGATGTGGCGTTCTGCCATCGCTCCAGGCCCGACGCCGCCCGTGAACTGGAGGAGGAGGCGGCACGGCTCGGCGGCGGGCGGGTGCTCGGCAGACAGACGGACGTCCGCGACGCGGGCGCGGTGCGCGAGCTGGTCGCCTTCACCGAGGAGTCGCTCGGCCCGGTCGAGGTCGCGGTCACCTCCGCCGGGATCACCCGGGACAATCCGCTGCTGCTGATGACGGACGAGGAGTGGCGCGGCGTCCTGGAGGTCAATCTGGACGGCACCTATCACCTGTGCCGTTCCGTGGTGTTCGGAATGATGAAACGCAAGTCCGGATGCGTCATCAACATCTCGTCCGTGGCCGGTGTCCACGGCAATGCGACCCAGAGCAATTACGCGGCCTCCAAAGCGGGGATCATCGGCTTCACCAAGTCGCTCGCCAAGGAGGTCGGCCGGTACGGCATTCGAGCCAATGTGGTGGCACCCGGCTTCGTCGAGACCGATATGACGGCCGGACTCTCCGACCGGGCGCGCAAGGAGGCGGAGCAGAGCATCCCGCTGCGCCGCTTCGGTCGTCCGGAGGAGGTCGCCGACATGGTCGCGTACCTGGTCGGAGCGGAGTATGTGACCGGCGCGGTGTTCCAGGTGGACGGCGGCATCGTCCTCTGA
- the ehuA gene encoding ectoine/hydroxyectoine ABC transporter ATP-binding protein EhuA: MDGSELIRFDQVTKRFGSNTVLDNLDFSVSSGKHVTLIGPSGSGKTTILRLLMTLIKPDEGTIKVDGDYLTHEDRAGKLVPAGEKHTREVRKKIGMVFQQFNLFPNMRVLRNITEAPVNVLGLSKDEAETRARELLDLVGLGDKCDAYPTQLSGGQQQRVAIARALAMRPQVMLLDEVTSALDPELVAGVLDVLRDIAHTTDITMLCVTHEMNFARDISDDVLMFDAGRVIESGPPEKIFTEPEHERTREFLSAVL, encoded by the coding sequence GTGGACGGCAGTGAACTGATCCGCTTCGACCAGGTGACCAAGCGCTTCGGCAGCAACACGGTCCTGGACAACCTCGACTTCTCGGTCTCCTCCGGTAAGCACGTCACCCTGATCGGCCCCTCGGGATCGGGCAAGACCACGATCCTGCGGCTGCTGATGACGCTGATCAAGCCGGACGAGGGCACGATCAAGGTCGACGGCGACTACCTGACCCATGAGGACAGGGCCGGCAAGCTGGTCCCGGCGGGCGAGAAGCACACCAGAGAGGTGCGCAAGAAGATCGGAATGGTCTTCCAGCAGTTCAACCTCTTCCCCAATATGCGGGTGCTGCGGAACATCACCGAGGCCCCGGTGAACGTGCTGGGCCTCAGCAAGGACGAGGCCGAGACCCGTGCCCGGGAGCTGCTCGACCTGGTCGGCCTCGGCGACAAGTGCGACGCGTACCCGACGCAGCTGTCCGGCGGTCAGCAGCAGCGGGTGGCGATCGCCCGGGCGCTGGCGATGCGGCCGCAGGTGATGCTGCTGGACGAGGTGACGTCGGCGCTGGACCCGGAGCTGGTGGCCGGGGTGCTGGACGTGCTGCGTGACATCGCGCACACGACGGACATCACCATGCTCTGTGTCACCCATGAGATGAACTTCGCGCGGGACATCTCCGACGATGTACTGATGTTCGACGCGGGCCGGGTGATCGAGTCCGGACCGCCGGAGAAGATCTTCACCGAGCCGGAGCACGAGCGGACGAGGGAGTTCCTGAGCGCGGTTCTCTGA